The following are encoded together in the Octopus sinensis linkage group LG15, ASM634580v1, whole genome shotgun sequence genome:
- the LOC118766208 gene encoding uncharacterized protein LOC118766208, whose amino-acid sequence MRKTNKREMMYQGKGKGAAQYRPQCTNKSKRLIVSGHVNNESVIRKENAKEKHLTSQMDRIHLGDGCSNTNLSQQNNGKKSHTSENQLKPETGYDVDKNNPEGCKGRENTYLFPLDYGNNSRRRSDCSELKRKRKILLSPRQVLYLRKNFQDKRI is encoded by the exons ATGCGaaagacaaataaaagagagatgaTGTATCAGGGAAAGGGAAAAGGAGCTGCTCAGTATCGACCCCAATGTACAAATAAGTCGAAAAGACTTATTGTTAGTGGGCATGTCAATAACGAATCTGTAATCCgtaaagagaatgcaaaagagaAACATTTGACGTCTCAGATGGACAGAATACATTTAGGAGATGGTTGTTCCAATACTAATCTAAGTCAACAAAACAATGGTAAAAAAAGCCACACTTCTGAGAATCAATTGAAACCAGAAACTGGTTATGATGTGGACAAGAACAACCCCGAAGGATGTAAAGGAAGAGAAAACACCTATCTTTTCCCTCTTGACTATGGCAATAACTCAAGGAGAAGATCTGACTGTAGTGaactaaagagaaaaagaaaaatccttTTATCCCCAAGACAAGTTTTATATTTGAGAAAGaattttcaagacaaaag gatttga